A single region of the Mycobacterium lentiflavum genome encodes:
- a CDS encoding MmpS family transport accessory protein has product MWIPLVIVAVVAVVGLAVYRVRGIFGVDPRPPAVSAMSDDTKPFNPKQVTYEVFGVNGAITTVNYLDVDAQPQQILNTTIPWSLSVTTTAPSVSVNVVAQSDEDFIGCRIIVNGVVKDERAIHGVKAQTYCLVKSA; this is encoded by the coding sequence ATGTGGATCCCACTGGTCATCGTGGCCGTGGTGGCTGTCGTGGGGTTGGCCGTCTATCGGGTCCGCGGCATCTTCGGCGTCGACCCCCGCCCGCCGGCTGTCAGTGCCATGTCTGATGACACCAAGCCGTTTAACCCCAAGCAGGTGACCTACGAAGTCTTCGGCGTTAACGGTGCCATCACAACCGTCAACTACTTAGATGTAGATGCTCAGCCGCAGCAGATTCTTAACACCACGATTCCATGGTCGCTTTCGGTAACCACGACGGCGCCCTCAGTCAGTGTCAACGTGGTGGCTCAGAGCGACGAAGACTTTATCGGCTGTCGCATCATCGTGAATGGGGTCGTCAAAGACGAAAGGGCCATTCACGGAGTGAAAGCTCAGACGTACTGCCTGGTGAAGTCGGCATGA
- a CDS encoding RND family transporter, producing MSDRPEPPSGPPLLSRTIHRFAVPIVLFWLGLTAIVNIAVPQLEAVAKGHTVGVSPQRAASLQAMKRVGQVFHEFDSDNAVMIVLEGDKPLGDAAHRFYDELVRKLSQDKKHVEHVQDFWGDPLTAAGSQSSDGKAAYVQVFLAGNQGESLANESVEAVRHIVSTTPAPPGVKAYVAGPAAVTADQSEVGDKSIAKVTLISVAVLFLMLLYFYRSIVTVIVVLAMVFIELGAARGMVAFLAHYDVIRLSTFAVNLVVLIIIAAGTDYAIFFLGRYQEERQAGTDRETAIYRMYHGTAHVVLGSGLTIAGAMFCLSFTHFPYFQTLGFPCAIAVLVAVLGALSMAPAILTMGSFLRLCDPKRDMNTRGWRRAGTAIVRWPAPIFVVSVAVALIGLLALPGYQPNYALRFYLPDDTPSNIAYAAADRHFPSARINPELLLLESDHDMRNSADMLILDRVAKGVFHIPGIAQVKAITRPLGTPIAHSSIPFLISMQNTGQIENMKYLKDRMADMLTQADAMQQAIDALERMYNVMGELVRNTHHMDGVTHDVSAVTDELRNRIEDFQDVWRPIRSYFYWEKHCFDIPVCWSLRSIFDALDSIDKLSEKLAALTTDFDVLDSLMPQLQAQVPPEIASMKVMKNMTLSMHSTMSSFYDEMDTMSKNSTALGKAFDAAKNDDSFYIPPEVFDNADFQRGEKMFLSPDGKAARFIISHEGNPDSPEGISHVDPIKRAAKEAIKGTPLEGAQIYLGGTGSANKDLQEVAKYDLLIAGMAAAGLIFIVMLIITRSVVAAIVIVGTVLLSLGASFGLSVLVWQDLLGIELHWMVLAMSVILLLAVGSDYNLLLVSRFKEEIGAGLKTGIIRSMGGTGSVVTFAGLVFAATMAAFIASDLRVIGQMGTTIGLGLLFDTLIVRSFMTPSAAVLLGRWFWWPQKVRPRPASQLLRSVGSRPLVRSLLLPKDAP from the coding sequence ATGAGCGACCGACCCGAACCACCGTCGGGCCCACCTTTGCTGTCGCGGACGATCCACCGGTTTGCGGTGCCGATCGTCCTGTTCTGGCTGGGGCTCACCGCCATTGTGAATATCGCCGTGCCGCAACTCGAAGCGGTGGCAAAAGGACACACGGTAGGGGTGAGCCCCCAGCGGGCGGCGTCGCTGCAGGCGATGAAGCGCGTCGGCCAGGTGTTCCACGAATTTGATTCCGATAACGCGGTCATGATCGTGCTCGAAGGCGACAAGCCGCTTGGTGATGCGGCCCACCGTTTCTACGACGAGCTGGTCCGCAAGCTTTCGCAGGACAAGAAGCATGTCGAGCACGTCCAGGACTTCTGGGGGGATCCCCTGACGGCCGCCGGCTCGCAAAGCTCGGACGGCAAAGCGGCCTACGTCCAGGTGTTTCTTGCGGGCAACCAAGGTGAGAGCCTGGCGAACGAGTCCGTCGAGGCCGTGCGGCACATCGTGAGCACCACACCGGCACCGCCCGGGGTCAAGGCCTATGTCGCGGGCCCCGCGGCGGTCACGGCCGATCAGTCCGAGGTCGGCGACAAAAGTATCGCTAAGGTCACCCTGATCAGTGTCGCGGTGCTTTTTTTGATGTTGCTCTATTTCTACCGCTCTATTGTCACCGTGATCGTCGTCCTGGCTATGGTGTTTATTGAGCTGGGCGCCGCCCGGGGAATGGTCGCCTTTCTGGCCCACTATGACGTCATCAGGCTTTCGACGTTCGCGGTTAACCTGGTCGTGTTGATAATCATCGCCGCGGGCACCGATTATGCGATATTCTTTCTTGGCCGTTACCAAGAGGAGCGTCAGGCCGGTACCGATAGAGAAACGGCGATCTACCGGATGTATCACGGCACAGCCCATGTTGTCTTGGGTTCGGGTCTGACCATCGCCGGCGCAATGTTCTGTCTCAGTTTCACTCATTTCCCCTATTTTCAAACCCTGGGTTTTCCGTGCGCAATTGCCGTGCTTGTCGCCGTCCTCGGCGCCCTCTCGATGGCGCCCGCCATCTTGACCATGGGCAGTTTCCTGCGCCTTTGTGACCCCAAACGAGACATGAACACTCGGGGATGGCGACGGGCGGGAACCGCGATTGTTCGTTGGCCCGCACCGATTTTCGTGGTGTCGGTGGCGGTGGCTCTGATCGGACTGCTGGCCCTGCCCGGATACCAGCCAAATTACGCCCTTCGCTTCTACTTGCCTGACGATACGCCGTCCAATATCGCGTACGCGGCAGCGGACCGCCATTTTCCGTCGGCGCGGATAAATCCCGAGCTGCTGCTGCTCGAGTCGGATCACGATATGCGGAATTCGGCAGACATGCTCATCTTGGATAGGGTGGCCAAAGGCGTCTTTCACATCCCCGGCATCGCGCAGGTGAAAGCGATTACCCGACCCTTGGGCACTCCCATCGCGCATAGCTCCATACCGTTCTTGATCAGCATGCAAAACACGGGCCAGATCGAGAACATGAAGTATCTGAAGGACCGCATGGCCGACATGCTGACGCAAGCGGACGCGATGCAGCAAGCGATCGATGCATTGGAGCGCATGTATAACGTCATGGGCGAACTGGTCAGAAATACTCACCACATGGACGGCGTCACGCATGACGTTTCGGCGGTGACGGATGAATTGCGAAATCGGATCGAAGATTTCCAAGATGTCTGGCGGCCGATCAGAAGTTATTTCTACTGGGAAAAACACTGCTTCGACATCCCCGTGTGCTGGTCGCTGAGGTCGATATTCGACGCACTGGACAGCATCGACAAGCTCAGCGAGAAGCTGGCAGCTCTGACGACAGACTTCGATGTCCTCGATTCACTGATGCCGCAGCTGCAGGCGCAGGTCCCACCGGAGATCGCGTCGATGAAGGTCATGAAGAACATGACGCTGAGCATGCACAGCACAATGTCCTCGTTCTACGACGAGATGGACACCATGAGCAAGAATTCGACCGCTCTGGGAAAGGCCTTTGACGCCGCGAAAAACGATGACTCGTTCTACATACCGCCCGAGGTTTTCGACAACGCCGACTTCCAGCGGGGCGAGAAAATGTTCCTGTCACCGGACGGCAAGGCCGCGCGGTTCATCATCTCCCATGAGGGAAATCCGGACAGCCCCGAAGGCATCTCCCACGTCGATCCCATCAAGCGAGCCGCCAAGGAGGCCATCAAGGGAACCCCCTTGGAAGGCGCCCAGATCTACCTGGGCGGCACCGGCTCGGCGAACAAGGACCTACAAGAAGTCGCCAAATACGATCTCCTGATCGCCGGGATGGCCGCGGCCGGTCTGATTTTCATCGTCATGCTGATCATCACCCGAAGCGTGGTGGCCGCGATCGTCATCGTGGGCACCGTGTTGCTTTCGCTCGGCGCCTCTTTCGGGCTCTCCGTCCTTGTCTGGCAGGACCTGCTCGGCATCGAATTGCACTGGATGGTGCTTGCGATGTCGGTGATCCTTCTCTTGGCGGTGGGATCGGACTACAACCTGCTGCTGGTCTCCCGGTTCAAAGAGGAAATCGGCGCCGGCCTGAAAACCGGAATTATCCGGTCAATGGGTGGTACGGGCTCGGTCGTGACGTTCGCCGGCCTGGTGTTCGCCGCTACCATGGCCGCCTTCATCGCCAGCGATCTTCGGGTCATCGGACAGATGGGAACCACGATCGGGCTGGGTCTGCTGTTCGACACGCTGATCGTGCGCTCCTTCATGACGCCGAGCGCCGCGGTGCTGCTCGGGCGATGGTTTTGGTGGCCGCAAAAAGTGCGGCCCCGCCCCGCCAGCCAGTTACTTCGATCCGTCGGGTCCCGGCCCTTGGTCCGTTCGCTGTTGTTGCCGAAGGATGCGCCCTAG